A single window of Maylandia zebra isolate NMK-2024a linkage group LG2, Mzebra_GT3a, whole genome shotgun sequence DNA harbors:
- the zgc:92242 gene encoding uncharacterized protein zgc:92242: protein MLAQILQDMWVEPEVLEALSEEQKRILFLKMREEQVRRWKEREEKEERERGHNRNTKSKKASNKHVRWLLGRDGDVSVSIIGEVDELRSSRLLQNLMNNRFQSDNMNAIQRVDLLPGSEDQQLNLKEDIQLPITHDDTASPNDQSSEEDMDSCSADDDPKDTAEDSDSESGSGSDNLSDWTPLYKPHFSSHGNQPLRAPLADTEKTGPQDRETACYKEKPEGRGRVEQLRKKFADNHHNTSTASKKPPIPAKPAHLQK, encoded by the exons ATGCTGGCTCAAATCCTTCAAGATATGTGGGTGGAACCTGAGGTTCTAGAGGCCCTCAGTGAGGAGCAGAAGAGGATCCTCTTCCTCAAGATGAGAGAGGAGCAGGTACGCCGCTGGAAAGAGCgcgaggagaaggaggagagggaaagagGACACAACAGGAACACCAAGTCAAAGAAAG CTTCCAATAAACACGTGAGGTGGCTCCTTGGGCGGGATGGTGACGTGAGCGTCAGTATAATCGGTGAGGTGGACGAACTGAGATCCTCCAGACTCCTCCAGAACCTCATGAACAACAG ATTTCAGTCTGATAACATGAATGCCATCCAGAGAGTGGACTTGCTTCCAGGGAGTGAGGACCAGCAGCTTAACCTTAAAGAAGACATCCAGCTACCCATCACACAT GATGACACGGCTTCACCGAATGACCAGTCATCCGAGGAAGACATGGACTCGTGCAGCGCTGATGACGACCCGAAGGACACGGCCGAGGACAGCGACAGCGAATCAGGCAGCGGCTCTGACAACCTCAGCGACTGGACTCCGCTCTACAAGCCCCATTTTAGTAGTCATGGCAACCAGCCGCTCAGAGCCCCGCTGGCGGACACAGAGAAGACTGGCCCCCAGGACAGAG AAACCGCGTGCTACAAAGAGAAGCCAGAGGGCAGAGGTCGCGTGGAGCAGCTCAGGAAGAAATTCGCA